One Gallus gallus isolate bGalGal1 chromosome 11, bGalGal1.mat.broiler.GRCg7b, whole genome shotgun sequence DNA window includes the following coding sequences:
- the CYLD gene encoding ubiquitin carboxyl-terminal hydrolase CYLD isoform X1, producing the protein MSSGLWSQEKGSSSYWEERIFYLLLQECSVIDKQTQKLLKVPKGSIGQFFQDRSSMGHSRNIPCKGKKLQIGLKILEQPHAVLFVDEKDVIEINEKLAELLLAITNCEERYSLFKSKSRLTKGIQIDIGSPVRVQLRSGEEKFPGVVRFRGPLLQERSLTGIYFGVELLEEGRGQGFTDGQYQGKQLFRCDEDCGVFVALDKLELVEEDDNELESDYAAPVDAMQVELPPLEINSRVSLKIGESIEYGTVIFCDVLPGNESLGYVVGVDMDNPIGNWDGRYNGIQLCSFASVESTLLLHINDVIPETVSQDRRPPKLAYTARGGGDKSLFNHSKPKATGSTSEPGNRNRSEVFYTLNGSSVDSQPQAKTKPPWYIDEVAEDPAKSLTDSSSGFGHSSPPLQPPLTNSVTTENRFHSLPFSLTKASSTNGAIGHSPLSLSVQSVIGDVNTTANQESPSTGGPVGNSHGLEAGSLAEVKENPPFYGVIRWIGQPPGVNEVLAGLELEDECAGCTDGTFKGTRYFTCAPKKALFVKLKSCRPDSRFASLQPVSNQIERCNSLAFGGYLSEVVEENTPPKMEKEGLETMIGKKKGIQGHYNSCYLDSTLFCLFSFSSVLDTVLLRPKEKNDVEYYSETQELLRTEIVNPLRIYGYVCATKIMKLRKILEKVEAASGFTSEEKDPEEFLNILFHHILRVEPLLKIRSAGQKVQDCYFYQIFMDKNEKVGVPTIQQLLEWSFINSNLKFAEAPSCLIIQMPRFGKDFKMFNKIFPSLELNITDLLEDTPRQCRICGGLAMYECRECYEDADISAGKIKQFCKTCNTQVHLHPRRQSHKFNPLSLPKDLPDWDWRHGCIPYQKMELFAVLCIETSHYVAFVKYGRDDSAWLFFDSMADRDGGQNGFNIPQVTPCPEVGEYLKMSVEELHSLDSRKIQGCARRLLCDAYMCMYQSPTMSLYK; encoded by the exons ATGAGTTCAGGGTTATGGAGTCAAGAAAAAGGAAGTTCATCCTATTGGGAAGAGCGCATCTTTTACTTGCTTCTCCAAGAATGCAGTGTCATAGACAAGCAGACTCAGAAACTATTGAAGGTGCCCAAGGGCAGCATCGGGCAATTTTTTCAAGACCGTTCTTCCATGGGACACTCCAGAAATATTCCTTGTAAAGGCAAGAAACTACAGATTGGATTAAAGATTCTGGAACAACCCCACGCAGTTCTTTTTGTGGATGAGAAGGATGTTATCgaaataaatgaaaagctaGCTGAACTGCTTTTGGCAATTACTAACTGTGAGGAAAGGTACAGcttgtttaaaagcaaaagcaggttAACTAAAGGCATCCAAATAGATATTGGCTCACCTGTTAGAGTACAGCTTAGGTCGGGAGAAGAGAAGTTTCCTGGAGTTGTTCGTTTCAGAGGACCATTGTTGCAGGAAAGGTCCCTAACAGGGATATATTTTGGAGTAGAACTGCTG GAAGAAGGTCGTGGCCAGGGCTTTACTGATGGACAGTACCAAGGCAAGCAGCTTTTCAGATGTGATGAGgactgtggggtttttgttgctttggaCAAACTGGAGCTGGTGGAAGAAGATGACAATGAACTGGAAAGTGACTATGCAGCTCCAGTTGACGCAATGCAGGTAGAACTTCCTCCTCTGGAGATCAACTCCAGGGTTTCTCTGAAGATAGGAGAGAGTATAGAGTATGGGACAGTTATATTCTGTGATGTCTTACCAGGAAACGAAAGTTTAGGATACGTTGTTGGAGTGGACATG gaTAATCCTATTGGAAACTGGGATGGAAGATACAATGGCATACAGCTGTGCAGTTTTGCAAGTGTTGAAAGTACCCTTCTTTTGCATATCAATGATGTTATACCAG AGACTGTGTCACAAGACAGGAGACCTCCCAAGCTTGCCTATACTGCAAGAGGTGGTGGTGATAAAAGTTTGTTCAACCATAGTAAGCCAAAGGCAACAG gaTCTACCTCTGAGCCTGGAAATAGAAACAGGTCTGAAGTCTTCTACACATTAAATGGCTCATCAGTTGATTCTCAGCctcaagcaaaaacaaaacccccgTGGTATATTGATGAAG TTGCTGAAGACCCTGCAAAATCACTTACTGATTCATCTTCTGGATTTGGGCATTCTTCGCCACCACTGCAGCCACCTTTAACAAACTCTGTGACTACAGAAAACAGATTCCACTCTCTCCCTTTTAGTTTGACAAAAGCATCAAGTACTAATGGTGCTATTGGACACAGTCCTCTGTCTTTATCTGTTCAGTCAGTCATTGGTGATGTAAATACTACAGCTAACCAGGAAAGTCCATCAACAGGAGGCCCTGTTGGTAACTCTCATGGTCTTGAAGCAGGTTCCTTGGCTGAAGTTaaagaaaatcccccattctATGGAGTAATCCGTTGGATTGGCCAGCCCCCTGGGGTCAATGAAGTGCTAGCTGGACTGGAACTG GAAGACGAATGTGCAGGTTGTACAGATGGAACATTTAAAGGAACTCGATACTTCACTTGTGCTCCAAAGAAAGCTCTTTTTGTTAAACTGAAAAGCTGCAGACCAGATTCCAGGTTTGCATCACTACAGCCGGTTTCCAATCAGATTGAACGCTGCAACTCTCTAG cCTTTGGAGGTTACTTAAGTGAAGTGGTAGAAGAAAACACTCCtccaaaaatggaaaaagaaggtTTAGAGACAATgattggaaagaagaaaggtatCCAGGGTCATTACAACTCCTGTTACTTAGACTCCACCTTATTCTG CCTGTTTTCTTTTAGCTCCGTTTTGGACACTGTGTTACTCAGACCTAAAGAAAAGAATGATGTAGAGTATTATAGTGAGACTCAGGAGCTATTGCGAACGGAGATTGTGAATCCTCTTAGAAT ATATGGATATGTATGTgctacaaaaataatgaaactgaggaaaatacttgaaaaagtTGAGGCTGCATCAGGATtcacttcagaggaaaaag atccAGAAgaatttttgaatattttatttcatcataTTCTAAGAGTTGAACCACTGTTGAAAATAAG ATCAGCAGGTCAGAAAGTACAAGACTGTTATTTCTACCAAATTTTTATGgacaaaaatgagaaagttGGAGTCCCGACAATCCAGCAGTTACTGGAGTGGTCCTTCATCAACAGCAACTTGAAGTTTGCAGAG GCTCCTTCTTGCCTGATCATTCAGATGCCTCGATTTGGAAAAGACTTCAAAATGTTCAACAAAATTTTTCCATCCTTGGAGCTAAACATAACAGATTTACTTGAAGACA ctcccaggcagTGCCGTATTTGTGGAGGGCTTGCTATGTATGAGTGTAGAGAGTGCTATGAAGATGCCGatatttctgctggaaaaatcAAGCAGTTCTGCAAAACCTGCAATACACAG GTTCATCTTCATCCCAGGAGACAGAGTCATAAATTCAATCCATTGTCACTCCCTAAAGATCTGCCAGACTGGGATTGGCGACATGGCTGTATCCCATACCAGAAGATGGAGTTGTTTGCTGTCCTCTGCATAGAAACAAGCCACTATGTAGCTTTTGTTAAGTACGGGAGAGATGACTCCGCCTGGCTTTTCTTTGACAGCATGGCAGATCGGGATG GAGGTCAGAATGGCTTTAACATTCCCCAAGTGACCCCATGCCCGGAAGTTGGCGAATACCTGAAGATGTCTGTAGAAGAACTGCACTCATTGGATTCCAGAAAAATTCAAGGTTGTGCACGAAGACTGCTTTGTGATGCTTACATGTGCATGTATCAAAGTCCAACAATGAGTTTATACAAATGA
- the CYLD gene encoding ubiquitin carboxyl-terminal hydrolase CYLD isoform X2 has protein sequence MSSGLWSQEKGSSSYWEERIFYLLLQECSVIDKQTQKLLKVPKGSIGQFFQDRSSMGHSRNIPCKGKKLQIGLKILEQPHAVLFVDEKDVIEINEKLAELLLAITNCEERYSLFKSKSRLTKGIQIDIGSPVRVQLRSGEEKFPGVVRFRGPLLQERSLTGIYFGVELLEEGRGQGFTDGQYQGKQLFRCDEDCGVFVALDKLELVEEDDNELESDYAAPVDAMQDNPIGNWDGRYNGIQLCSFASVESTLLLHINDVIPETVSQDRRPPKLAYTARGGGDKSLFNHSKPKATGSTSEPGNRNRSEVFYTLNGSSVDSQPQAKTKPPWYIDEVAEDPAKSLTDSSSGFGHSSPPLQPPLTNSVTTENRFHSLPFSLTKASSTNGAIGHSPLSLSVQSVIGDVNTTANQESPSTGGPVGNSHGLEAGSLAEVKENPPFYGVIRWIGQPPGVNEVLAGLELEDECAGCTDGTFKGTRYFTCAPKKALFVKLKSCRPDSRFASLQPVSNQIERCNSLAFGGYLSEVVEENTPPKMEKEGLETMIGKKKGIQGHYNSCYLDSTLFCLFSFSSVLDTVLLRPKEKNDVEYYSETQELLRTEIVNPLRIYGYVCATKIMKLRKILEKVEAASGFTSEEKDPEEFLNILFHHILRVEPLLKIRSAGQKVQDCYFYQIFMDKNEKVGVPTIQQLLEWSFINSNLKFAEAPSCLIIQMPRFGKDFKMFNKIFPSLELNITDLLEDTPRQCRICGGLAMYECRECYEDADISAGKIKQFCKTCNTQVHLHPRRQSHKFNPLSLPKDLPDWDWRHGCIPYQKMELFAVLCIETSHYVAFVKYGRDDSAWLFFDSMADRDGGQNGFNIPQVTPCPEVGEYLKMSVEELHSLDSRKIQGCARRLLCDAYMCMYQSPTMSLYK, from the exons ATGAGTTCAGGGTTATGGAGTCAAGAAAAAGGAAGTTCATCCTATTGGGAAGAGCGCATCTTTTACTTGCTTCTCCAAGAATGCAGTGTCATAGACAAGCAGACTCAGAAACTATTGAAGGTGCCCAAGGGCAGCATCGGGCAATTTTTTCAAGACCGTTCTTCCATGGGACACTCCAGAAATATTCCTTGTAAAGGCAAGAAACTACAGATTGGATTAAAGATTCTGGAACAACCCCACGCAGTTCTTTTTGTGGATGAGAAGGATGTTATCgaaataaatgaaaagctaGCTGAACTGCTTTTGGCAATTACTAACTGTGAGGAAAGGTACAGcttgtttaaaagcaaaagcaggttAACTAAAGGCATCCAAATAGATATTGGCTCACCTGTTAGAGTACAGCTTAGGTCGGGAGAAGAGAAGTTTCCTGGAGTTGTTCGTTTCAGAGGACCATTGTTGCAGGAAAGGTCCCTAACAGGGATATATTTTGGAGTAGAACTGCTG GAAGAAGGTCGTGGCCAGGGCTTTACTGATGGACAGTACCAAGGCAAGCAGCTTTTCAGATGTGATGAGgactgtggggtttttgttgctttggaCAAACTGGAGCTGGTGGAAGAAGATGACAATGAACTGGAAAGTGACTATGCAGCTCCAGTTGACGCAATGCAG gaTAATCCTATTGGAAACTGGGATGGAAGATACAATGGCATACAGCTGTGCAGTTTTGCAAGTGTTGAAAGTACCCTTCTTTTGCATATCAATGATGTTATACCAG AGACTGTGTCACAAGACAGGAGACCTCCCAAGCTTGCCTATACTGCAAGAGGTGGTGGTGATAAAAGTTTGTTCAACCATAGTAAGCCAAAGGCAACAG gaTCTACCTCTGAGCCTGGAAATAGAAACAGGTCTGAAGTCTTCTACACATTAAATGGCTCATCAGTTGATTCTCAGCctcaagcaaaaacaaaacccccgTGGTATATTGATGAAG TTGCTGAAGACCCTGCAAAATCACTTACTGATTCATCTTCTGGATTTGGGCATTCTTCGCCACCACTGCAGCCACCTTTAACAAACTCTGTGACTACAGAAAACAGATTCCACTCTCTCCCTTTTAGTTTGACAAAAGCATCAAGTACTAATGGTGCTATTGGACACAGTCCTCTGTCTTTATCTGTTCAGTCAGTCATTGGTGATGTAAATACTACAGCTAACCAGGAAAGTCCATCAACAGGAGGCCCTGTTGGTAACTCTCATGGTCTTGAAGCAGGTTCCTTGGCTGAAGTTaaagaaaatcccccattctATGGAGTAATCCGTTGGATTGGCCAGCCCCCTGGGGTCAATGAAGTGCTAGCTGGACTGGAACTG GAAGACGAATGTGCAGGTTGTACAGATGGAACATTTAAAGGAACTCGATACTTCACTTGTGCTCCAAAGAAAGCTCTTTTTGTTAAACTGAAAAGCTGCAGACCAGATTCCAGGTTTGCATCACTACAGCCGGTTTCCAATCAGATTGAACGCTGCAACTCTCTAG cCTTTGGAGGTTACTTAAGTGAAGTGGTAGAAGAAAACACTCCtccaaaaatggaaaaagaaggtTTAGAGACAATgattggaaagaagaaaggtatCCAGGGTCATTACAACTCCTGTTACTTAGACTCCACCTTATTCTG CCTGTTTTCTTTTAGCTCCGTTTTGGACACTGTGTTACTCAGACCTAAAGAAAAGAATGATGTAGAGTATTATAGTGAGACTCAGGAGCTATTGCGAACGGAGATTGTGAATCCTCTTAGAAT ATATGGATATGTATGTgctacaaaaataatgaaactgaggaaaatacttgaaaaagtTGAGGCTGCATCAGGATtcacttcagaggaaaaag atccAGAAgaatttttgaatattttatttcatcataTTCTAAGAGTTGAACCACTGTTGAAAATAAG ATCAGCAGGTCAGAAAGTACAAGACTGTTATTTCTACCAAATTTTTATGgacaaaaatgagaaagttGGAGTCCCGACAATCCAGCAGTTACTGGAGTGGTCCTTCATCAACAGCAACTTGAAGTTTGCAGAG GCTCCTTCTTGCCTGATCATTCAGATGCCTCGATTTGGAAAAGACTTCAAAATGTTCAACAAAATTTTTCCATCCTTGGAGCTAAACATAACAGATTTACTTGAAGACA ctcccaggcagTGCCGTATTTGTGGAGGGCTTGCTATGTATGAGTGTAGAGAGTGCTATGAAGATGCCGatatttctgctggaaaaatcAAGCAGTTCTGCAAAACCTGCAATACACAG GTTCATCTTCATCCCAGGAGACAGAGTCATAAATTCAATCCATTGTCACTCCCTAAAGATCTGCCAGACTGGGATTGGCGACATGGCTGTATCCCATACCAGAAGATGGAGTTGTTTGCTGTCCTCTGCATAGAAACAAGCCACTATGTAGCTTTTGTTAAGTACGGGAGAGATGACTCCGCCTGGCTTTTCTTTGACAGCATGGCAGATCGGGATG GAGGTCAGAATGGCTTTAACATTCCCCAAGTGACCCCATGCCCGGAAGTTGGCGAATACCTGAAGATGTCTGTAGAAGAACTGCACTCATTGGATTCCAGAAAAATTCAAGGTTGTGCACGAAGACTGCTTTGTGATGCTTACATGTGCATGTATCAAAGTCCAACAATGAGTTTATACAAATGA